In a genomic window of Hydrogenimonas thermophila:
- a CDS encoding polysaccharide deacetylase family protein, whose product MRLWFWLSCICLSLWADAHIFVYHRFGDIKHQSTNTSIEVLKKEFEYFKENGYKVITLSKLVKAIKDGKTIPDNWVVLTIDDSYKSFYKNGLPVFKKYGYPFTLFVYTKATEAGYGDFMTWKQINEAKKYGELGFHSHTHPHMVSKSSKDLKKDFATGIELMQKRIGVKPKYFAYPYGEYDDRVKKIAKEYNFEAILNQNVGAVSKFSDIFDIDRIALTGSTNLKSKLKIKFLPATWIEPKNYPKDGIVKTIHIKIDTPVKTKKAQLYITGYGWQLVTIKNNRVKVKLDKPLKNRRSRLILKLDNDKISTKILVKP is encoded by the coding sequence ATGCGCCTATGGTTTTGGCTCAGTTGCATTTGCCTGAGCCTGTGGGCAGATGCCCACATCTTCGTTTATCACCGTTTTGGAGATATAAAACATCAGTCTACAAATACATCTATTGAAGTTTTAAAAAAAGAGTTTGAATATTTTAAAGAAAATGGATATAAAGTTATTACTTTATCCAAACTTGTAAAAGCTATAAAAGATGGTAAAACTATTCCAGATAACTGGGTAGTTTTGACCATAGATGACAGCTATAAAAGTTTCTATAAAAATGGATTGCCTGTTTTTAAAAAATATGGGTATCCATTCACACTATTTGTTTATACTAAAGCAACTGAAGCGGGTTATGGTGATTTTATGACTTGGAAACAGATAAATGAAGCCAAAAAATATGGAGAGTTGGGGTTTCATTCACATACACATCCACATATGGTTTCAAAGAGTAGTAAAGATCTAAAAAAAGATTTTGCTACCGGTATTGAACTAATGCAAAAACGAATAGGAGTAAAACCAAAATATTTCGCTTATCCTTATGGTGAATATGATGATCGTGTAAAGAAGATAGCAAAAGAGTATAATTTTGAAGCAATTCTGAACCAAAATGTAGGTGCTGTTTCAAAATTTTCTGATATTTTTGATATTGACCGCATAGCACTAACAGGTAGTACAAATCTAAAAAGTAAATTAAAAATAAAATTCTTACCAGCAACTTGGATAGAGCCTAAAAACTATCCAAAAGATGGTATAGTAAAAACTATTCACATAAAAATAGATACACCTGTAAAAACAAAAAAAGCACAACTTTATATTACAGGTTATGGATGGCAGTTGGTAACTATAAAAAACAATAGAGTAAAAGTCAAACTGGATAAACCGCTTAAAAATCGTAGAAGCCGTCTAATTTTAAAGCTTGATAACGATAAAATAAGTACAAAAATTTTGGTAAAACCATAA
- a CDS encoding flagellar hook capping FlgD N-terminal domain-containing protein produces the protein MDVTSTYNTTSSLGSTTSDIATNPDSVLGKDDFLKLLLVELEYQDPTDPTDTEKILTQTSQLAALEASDNTNKALEELSKTLSYTSQLSTVSAIGKMGSLGTNSILLEETGDPEFEIYYPDDVAAGTVTIKDKYDNIVKTFEISDLPAGVNYFTWDGTSDTGERLEPGGYSIESSFTTPTGEEKTTAFGVYPIESVRFDNNTTYLKMGSSYFPLDQVVEIYQG, from the coding sequence ATGGATGTTACCAGTACATATAACACAACAAGTTCATTAGGCAGTACAACTAGCGACATTGCAACCAATCCTGACTCAGTTTTAGGTAAAGATGATTTCCTAAAACTACTATTAGTAGAGTTAGAGTATCAAGATCCTACAGATCCTACAGATACTGAAAAGATATTAACACAGACATCTCAACTTGCAGCACTGGAAGCATCTGATAATACAAATAAAGCTCTTGAAGAGTTAAGCAAAACTCTCTCTTACACTTCTCAACTCTCTACTGTTTCAGCAATTGGAAAAATGGGATCACTTGGAACAAACTCTATATTACTAGAAGAAACTGGTGATCCAGAGTTTGAAATTTACTATCCAGATGATGTTGCAGCTGGAACAGTAACAATCAAAGACAAATATGACAATATTGTTAAAACATTTGAAATATCTGATCTACCTGCAGGAGTGAACTACTTTACTTGGGATGGAACTAGTGATACAGGAGAACGTTTAGAGCCAGGAGGTTATTCTATTGAATCATCATTTACTACTCCAACAGGAGAGGAAAAAACAACAGCATTTGGTGTTTACCCAATTGAATCAGTACGTTTTGATAACAATACTACATACTTAAAAATGGGTTCATCATATTTTCCATTAGACCAAGTAGTTGAAATTTATCAAGGATAA
- a CDS encoding TIGR04219 family outer membrane beta-barrel protein, whose amino-acid sequence MKKVSLITSAVIALTTSAMADNIGGEVAIGLWNHDPSGWIQNPANTSDTNKVDLDKDLNLNTKSEVYIRAKIEHPIPLFPNIRVAYTQVNSNGNTADLTKTFNFGNKTFTVGSTIKTDIQLNSFDTSLYYEIIDIGFDADLGITFRYIDGYTEIYAINNNLNQRIDTQVLFPMIYANVRVPLPFLDNLSIGAEGNYITYDGSIIYDLQADVRYEFFMGLGVEAGYRAQKYKFDDIDNTSSDIDIEGFFIGAVWDF is encoded by the coding sequence ATGAAAAAAGTTTCACTTATTACTTCTGCTGTTATAGCACTTACAACCTCTGCAATGGCAGATAACATTGGAGGAGAAGTAGCTATTGGTTTATGGAATCACGATCCAAGCGGATGGATTCAAAATCCAGCAAATACTTCAGATACAAACAAAGTTGATCTAGATAAAGACTTAAACTTAAACACAAAAAGCGAAGTTTATATTCGTGCTAAAATAGAACATCCAATACCACTTTTCCCAAACATCAGAGTTGCATATACACAAGTAAACAGCAATGGAAATACTGCTGATTTAACAAAAACTTTTAATTTCGGTAATAAAACATTCACAGTAGGTTCAACTATTAAAACTGATATTCAACTTAATAGTTTTGATACTTCACTATATTACGAAATAATTGACATTGGTTTTGATGCCGATCTTGGTATAACATTTCGATATATTGACGGATATACAGAGATATATGCAATAAATAATAATTTAAATCAAAGAATTGATACTCAAGTACTATTTCCTATGATTTATGCAAATGTACGAGTACCTTTACCTTTTTTAGATAATCTTTCAATAGGAGCAGAAGGAAATTACATAACTTATGATGGCAGTATTATATATGACTTGCAAGCTGATGTCAGATATGAATTTTTTATGGGGCTTGGAGTTGAAGCAGGATACAGAGCTCAAAAATATAAGTTTGATGATATAGATAATACCAGCAGCGACATAGATATAGAAGGATTCTTTATCGGTGCTGTCTGGGATTTTTAA
- a CDS encoding RDD family protein, whose translation MGRWRKVKQGKIESIKKEKEEILESVKSLQCAPVTLRLKALLTDTFMITMPVLYIVIYLVMGDREGFKEHMGQGWLIILTVHMIITLAFWKLKAQTPGMKAYDLYLIDPQTDEKPGIVKLVLRYIMLQTSILSFFGILLPFIMKDKKGLHDLVSGTCIVYKP comes from the coding sequence ATGGGGCGCTGGCGTAAAGTAAAACAAGGTAAGATTGAGTCTATTAAAAAAGAGAAAGAAGAGATTTTAGAATCTGTTAAATCTTTACAATGCGCTCCTGTTACACTGCGTCTTAAAGCACTGTTGACAGATACCTTTATGATTACAATGCCTGTTTTATACATTGTCATATATCTTGTTATGGGTGACAGAGAAGGATTTAAAGAGCATATGGGGCAAGGGTGGTTAATAATTTTAACAGTTCATATGATAATTACCCTTGCATTTTGGAAATTAAAGGCTCAAACTCCTGGTATGAAAGCATATGACCTATATCTTATAGACCCACAAACAGATGAAAAACCTGGCATTGTAAAATTAGTCTTGCGTTATATAATGCTACAAACTTCCATTCTCTCATTTTTTGGTATCTTATTACCATTTATAATGAAAGATAAAAAGGGGTTACACGACCTCGTTTCTGGTACTTGTATCGTCTATAAACCTTAA
- the frr gene encoding ribosome recycling factor has product MEELNSVYDYAKEHMEKSLEVLKKDFTTIRTGRVSTHIVDNIKVDYYGTPTPLNQVGSVIATDAQTITISPWEKNLLPDIEHAIQQANIGVNPNNDGETIKLFFPPMTVEQRQESAKQAKGMGEKAKIAIRNIRRDANDKVKKLAKDKVITEDEEKRGLDQVQKITDDYIKKVDELVKAKEAEVLKV; this is encoded by the coding sequence ATGGAAGAGCTAAATAGTGTTTATGATTATGCCAAAGAGCATATGGAAAAGAGTTTAGAAGTCTTAAAAAAAGATTTCACTACAATCCGTACAGGTCGTGTCTCTACACATATTGTTGACAACATAAAAGTTGACTACTACGGAACTCCAACTCCTCTAAATCAGGTTGGCAGTGTTATAGCTACAGATGCACAGACTATTACTATCAGTCCTTGGGAGAAAAACCTTTTACCAGATATTGAACATGCTATTCAGCAGGCAAATATTGGTGTCAATCCTAACAATGATGGTGAAACAATCAAACTATTCTTCCCTCCTATGACTGTAGAGCAGAGACAAGAGAGTGCAAAACAAGCAAAAGGAATGGGTGAAAAAGCAAAAATTGCTATTAGAAATATTCGTCGTGATGCAAATGACAAAGTAAAAAAACTTGCTAAAGATAAAGTTATTACTGAAGATGAAGAGAAAAGAGGGCTTGATCAAGTTCAAAAAATTACTGATGACTACATTAAAAAAGTTGATGAACTTGTAAAAGCTAAAGAAGCAGAAGTCCTAAAGGTTTAA
- the pyrE gene encoding orotate phosphoribosyltransferase, with amino-acid sequence MDIKQIYMDAEALLHGHFKLSSGNHSEYYLQSAKVLEDPKTAKLLAESLAEQIKEYGLEIDTICSPAIGGLIAGFALATALDCRYIFTERVNGTMTLRRGFKVKKGEKILICEDIITTGGSAMEAAAEIERLGADIVGFAALANRGFCKRVGSDLADKPNCKLPKDKPFFALADFDFPMYAPEECPMCKEGSEAIKPGSRGN; translated from the coding sequence GTGGATATCAAACAGATCTATATGGATGCAGAGGCACTATTACACGGTCACTTTAAGCTAAGTTCAGGTAACCATTCAGAGTACTATTTGCAGTCAGCCAAAGTTCTTGAAGACCCAAAAACAGCTAAACTTCTTGCTGAGTCATTGGCTGAGCAGATTAAAGAGTATGGTCTTGAAATTGACACAATCTGTTCACCTGCAATCGGTGGACTTATCGCAGGCTTTGCATTGGCAACTGCACTTGACTGTCGTTACATCTTTACAGAACGTGTCAATGGCACAATGACATTGCGTAGAGGTTTTAAAGTAAAAAAGGGTGAAAAGATACTAATTTGTGAAGATATCATCACTACAGGTGGTTCTGCAATGGAAGCAGCTGCAGAAATTGAACGACTTGGAGCAGATATTGTCGGTTTTGCAGCACTGGCAAATAGAGGATTCTGTAAACGTGTAGGCAGTGATTTAGCTGACAAACCTAACTGTAAACTTCCTAAAGATAAGCCTTTCTTTGCACTGGCAGACTTCGATTTTCCTATGTATGCACCAGAGGAGTGTCCAATGTGTAAAGAGGGAAGTGAAGCAATAAAACCAGGTAGCCGCGGTAATTAA
- a CDS encoding methyltransferase domain-containing protein yields MTSHKEFQRFAKTYSRYSLIQARVAEALASKISGSFSHIVDLGCGSGGFFNAYKKPFMSYLAIDIAPEMTAIHPTANGVETMVGDFNDPKLFEVLKKREFDLIVSSSALQWSQNLDWTLSQIASFKKPVALSLFTSGTFKTLHKIAGISSPIRSKDETVRLLQKHFDVKIDTLEFRLYFSDRLSMLRYIKQSGVSGGKRKLSITQTRKILRNYPLSYLQFEVVLAVGR; encoded by the coding sequence ATGACTTCACATAAAGAGTTTCAAAGATTTGCTAAAACATACAGTCGTTATAGTCTAATTCAAGCGCGTGTAGCAGAAGCACTTGCAAGTAAAATTTCCGGTAGTTTTTCTCATATTGTAGATCTTGGGTGTGGTAGTGGTGGTTTTTTTAATGCCTATAAAAAACCGTTTATGAGTTATTTGGCAATAGACATTGCACCTGAAATGACGGCAATTCATCCAACTGCAAATGGTGTTGAAACAATGGTTGGTGACTTTAATGATCCAAAACTGTTTGAAGTATTGAAAAAAAGAGAGTTTGATCTAATAGTCTCTTCTTCTGCTCTTCAATGGAGTCAAAATCTTGATTGGACACTATCTCAAATAGCATCTTTTAAAAAGCCTGTTGCATTATCGCTCTTTACATCAGGTACATTTAAAACACTCCATAAAATTGCCGGTATATCTTCACCCATAAGATCAAAAGATGAGACAGTAAGATTACTGCAAAAGCATTTTGATGTGAAAATCGATACTCTTGAGTTTAGGCTATATTTTAGCGATAGACTCTCTATGTTGCGCTATATTAAACAAAGTGGTGTAAGTGGTGGTAAACGTAAACTTAGTATTACACAAACAAGAAAGATTTTAAGAAATTATCCTCTCTCTTATTTGCAATTTGAAGTTGTTCTTGCTGTTGGAAGATAA
- a CDS encoding MFS transporter — translation MFWRLSAFYFFYFAIIGVYVIFFPKALQMVGYSSAQIGILLSAAPLMRFIMPFFFLKHVELDRKSYTLSLLILSISVTLFYPALNSFEALLIVNLLFGASISISLPYVEARALDVLNRSTYGKSRLFGSIGFMLIALWLGKVLDTPIDAINYLLGTTLFTTLSGLAIVYGIKQSVPKEKKEEGKANFSIIGYWPLWLSFFLMQVSFGGFYNFFTIYETSHGISLEMTSWLWSFGVICEIIMLYFQGPLLNKNLFTIIQVTIVLTILRWLLLWLFPDDLTITFAAQSLHAFGFALYHTASITLLHTLYHQKALAQQFFLGISYGLGGFIGAIIAGQAYGEYLFLVEALIATTAFLVLKIQKER, via the coding sequence ATGTTCTGGCGTCTTTCAGCTTTCTACTTTTTCTATTTTGCAATTATCGGTGTTTATGTAATCTTTTTTCCAAAAGCATTGCAAATGGTTGGCTACTCAAGCGCTCAAATTGGCATATTACTTTCAGCTGCACCTCTAATGCGTTTTATAATGCCATTTTTCTTTTTAAAACATGTAGAACTAGATAGAAAAAGCTATACACTTTCTCTTCTTATTTTATCAATTTCTGTAACTCTTTTTTATCCGGCATTAAATAGTTTTGAAGCACTTTTGATCGTTAATCTCCTATTTGGAGCATCTATTAGCATATCTCTTCCATATGTTGAAGCTCGTGCATTAGATGTACTTAACAGGTCAACTTATGGTAAGTCAAGACTTTTTGGCTCTATAGGCTTTATGCTTATTGCACTGTGGCTTGGTAAAGTTCTTGATACTCCAATAGATGCAATTAACTATCTTCTTGGTACAACACTCTTTACAACACTAAGTGGACTTGCAATTGTATACGGTATAAAACAAAGCGTACCTAAGGAGAAAAAAGAGGAGGGGAAAGCTAACTTTTCTATTATTGGTTACTGGCCTCTTTGGCTAAGTTTCTTTTTGATGCAGGTTAGCTTTGGAGGATTTTACAACTTTTTCACAATATATGAAACAAGTCACGGAATCAGCCTTGAAATGACTAGCTGGCTTTGGAGTTTCGGTGTTATATGTGAAATTATAATGCTCTATTTTCAAGGACCGCTTCTTAACAAAAATCTATTTACTATTATACAGGTTACCATTGTTCTTACAATATTAAGATGGCTGCTTCTATGGCTATTTCCTGATGACTTGACAATTACTTTTGCAGCCCAAAGTCTACACGCATTTGGATTTGCTCTTTATCACACTGCTTCAATTACACTTCTTCACACTCTTTACCATCAAAAAGCTCTAGCACAGCAGTTTTTCCTTGGTATCTCTTATGGTTTAGGTGGATTTATTGGAGCAATTATTGCAGGACAGGCGTATGGTGAGTACCTTTTTCTTGTTGAAGCATTAATTGCTACAACTGCATTTTTAGTTCTAAAAATACAAAAAGAGAGATAA
- a CDS encoding flagellar hook-length control protein FliK codes for MVTQTLEAIQNSNLSKNSDKVKSAKDESNESSFEKILLSIKDNNENDDTELLNKLTKLQETDNQDSKNSDKFNILKKLSSEETDTLAETSDIENESIELLNKKIADTKNNNETFVKNLSSKNINTLTETIENLDIENKPINNIEKVIFENRELQNEKTNLPTSKNQSNSKTPLENENFLSNISNTIKTNNELNIEQINSPSNDDNTDRQDDKEKNKESSISNLKLSTLLNNNFESNENKIEKSNLENKEKELKYQNYTSRTFLSKTENIVKNEHEIKQSKTLNEIINTAKKHNLNPQKIEIETKKQDKSTNKQNLQSQTSITSAKAILNSHPHISQHVAALNLEVDESKKNLDKKTSISLQELLQKSNTDKTENISQNSVTKSSNTEQENSLAKMLSQLQQNSSKPNSKENIFTSKLKEIEKKSITNTKTEKTFTKVDLNEMVHNDSINKSSEQISQRIIDAKQTVRHFAQTLQEQVENYKPPFTRMQLSLDPKDLGKVEVTLISRGNNLHIQVNSNPTAIGVMAIQGNELRNQLTSMGFTDVQMQFNMNQQQQQQQQQNNRRQMYSSNEYIDIDEIPENYESLEIIIPQYV; via the coding sequence ATGGTAACACAAACATTAGAAGCTATTCAAAATAGTAATCTGTCAAAAAATAGTGATAAAGTAAAATCAGCTAAAGACGAAAGCAATGAGTCCTCTTTTGAAAAAATTTTACTAAGTATAAAAGATAATAACGAAAATGATGATACTGAACTGCTAAATAAACTTACTAAATTACAAGAAACTGATAACCAAGATAGTAAAAACAGTGATAAATTTAATATTTTAAAAAAACTTTCATCAGAAGAGACAGACACATTAGCTGAAACTTCTGATATTGAAAATGAATCTATTGAATTACTAAATAAAAAAATAGCTGACACTAAAAACAATAATGAGACTTTTGTAAAAAATTTATCGTCAAAAAATATAAATACATTAACTGAAACTATAGAAAATCTTGATATCGAAAATAAACCAATTAACAATATAGAAAAAGTTATATTTGAAAATAGAGAATTACAAAATGAAAAAACCAATTTACCTACTAGTAAAAATCAATCTAATAGTAAAACACCATTAGAAAATGAAAACTTTCTATCTAATATCAGTAACACTATTAAAACAAATAATGAATTAAATATAGAACAAATAAACTCACCCTCTAATGATGATAATACTGATAGACAAGATGATAAAGAAAAAAATAAAGAAAGTTCAATCTCAAATCTTAAACTATCAACACTTCTTAATAATAATTTTGAATCAAATGAAAACAAAATAGAAAAATCAAATTTAGAAAATAAAGAAAAAGAGTTAAAATATCAAAACTATACTTCACGCACATTTCTATCAAAAACAGAAAATATAGTAAAAAATGAACATGAAATCAAACAATCCAAAACGCTTAATGAAATTATCAATACAGCAAAAAAGCATAACTTAAACCCTCAAAAAATAGAGATAGAAACAAAAAAACAAGATAAATCTACAAATAAACAAAATTTACAGTCTCAAACATCTATAACATCAGCTAAAGCTATATTAAATTCTCATCCTCATATTTCACAACATGTAGCTGCTTTAAATCTTGAAGTTGATGAAAGTAAAAAAAACTTAGATAAAAAGACATCTATCTCTTTGCAAGAGTTATTACAAAAAAGCAATACAGATAAAACAGAAAATATATCACAAAACTCAGTTACAAAATCTTCAAATACAGAACAAGAAAACAGCTTAGCTAAAATGCTTAGCCAACTACAACAAAATAGTTCAAAGCCTAATTCAAAAGAAAATATATTTACATCTAAATTAAAAGAGATAGAAAAAAAGAGTATAACAAACACTAAAACAGAAAAAACATTCACAAAAGTAGATTTAAATGAAATGGTCCACAATGATAGCATCAATAAAAGTAGTGAACAAATTAGTCAAAGAATTATAGATGCCAAACAGACAGTACGTCATTTTGCTCAAACACTGCAAGAACAGGTTGAAAACTATAAACCGCCATTTACACGTATGCAACTATCTTTAGATCCAAAAGATTTAGGGAAAGTTGAAGTAACACTAATTAGTAGAGGTAATAATCTGCATATTCAAGTCAATTCAAATCCAACTGCTATTGGAGTAATGGCTATACAAGGAAATGAACTTAGAAACCAACTTACCTCTATGGGATTTACAGATGTACAAATGCAATTCAATATGAACCAGCAACAGCAGCAACAGCAGCAGCAAAATAACAGAAGACAAATGTATTCATCAAATGAATATATAGATATTGATGAAATACCAGAAAATTATGAATCACTAGAGATAATCATCCCACAATACGTATAA
- the typA gene encoding translational GTPase TypA, giving the protein MQNIRNIAVIAHVDHGKTTLVDGLLQQSGTFEAHKEIAERVMDSNDIEKERGITILSKNTAIRYNDYKINIIDTPGHADFGGEVERVLKMVDGVLLLVDAQEGVMPQTKFVLKKAIELGIRPIVVVNKIDKPAAEPDRVVDEVFDLLVALDANETQLDFPVLYAAARDGYAKWNMDDENKDLTPLFDAILEHVPAPDGSPDNTLQTQIFTLDYDNYVGRIGVARIFNGRIKAGEQVLLAKSDGEKVKGRISKLIGFLGLERIEIDEAEAGDIVAIAGFNEIDVGDTITDPNDPQPLDPLHIEEPTLSVIFSVNDGPFAGREGKFVTANKLKERLEKEMETNIAMRLEQLGEGSFKVSGRGELQISILAENMRREGFEFLISRPEVVIKEENGVRLEPYEHLVIDVPEEFSGSVIEKLGRRKAEMTTMNPMPDGTTRIEFEIPARGLIGFRTQFLTDTKGEGIMNHSFLEYRAFVGQVEHRANGALISMENGKALGYSLYNLQDRGVLFIKPQTEVYVGMIIGEHSRPNDLEVNPIKGKKLSNVRSSGADDAIVLVPPREMTLERAMEWIEDDELVEVTPENIRVRKRYLDPHVRKRMEKQKK; this is encoded by the coding sequence ATGCAAAATATTCGTAATATTGCCGTTATTGCACACGTTGACCACGGTAAGACAACATTGGTTGACGGTTTGCTTCAACAATCAGGAACTTTTGAAGCTCATAAAGAGATTGCTGAGCGTGTTATGGACAGCAATGACATAGAAAAAGAGCGTGGAATTACAATTCTTTCCAAAAATACAGCAATTCGTTACAACGACTACAAAATTAACATTATCGATACTCCGGGTCACGCTGACTTTGGTGGCGAAGTTGAGCGTGTTTTGAAGATGGTAGATGGTGTTCTTCTTTTGGTTGATGCTCAAGAAGGCGTTATGCCTCAAACTAAATTTGTTTTGAAAAAAGCTATTGAGTTGGGAATTCGCCCTATTGTTGTTGTCAACAAAATTGACAAACCGGCTGCTGAGCCTGATCGTGTTGTTGATGAAGTATTTGACTTGTTGGTTGCTCTTGATGCTAATGAAACACAGCTTGATTTCCCTGTTCTTTATGCTGCAGCTCGTGATGGGTATGCAAAATGGAATATGGATGATGAAAACAAAGATTTAACACCGCTATTTGATGCAATTTTAGAGCATGTTCCAGCTCCTGATGGAAGCCCTGACAATACTCTTCAAACACAAATTTTTACTTTGGATTATGATAACTATGTAGGACGTATTGGCGTTGCACGTATTTTTAATGGTCGTATTAAAGCCGGTGAGCAGGTTTTACTAGCAAAATCTGATGGTGAAAAAGTTAAAGGACGCATCAGTAAGCTTATTGGATTTTTAGGACTTGAACGCATAGAGATAGATGAAGCTGAAGCAGGTGATATTGTTGCTATTGCTGGCTTTAATGAGATTGATGTTGGTGATACTATTACTGATCCTAACGATCCGCAACCTCTTGATCCTCTTCACATTGAAGAGCCAACTCTTTCAGTAATTTTCAGCGTAAATGATGGTCCATTTGCAGGTCGTGAAGGAAAGTTTGTTACTGCAAACAAACTTAAAGAGCGACTTGAAAAAGAGATGGAAACCAACATTGCAATGCGCCTTGAACAGCTTGGAGAAGGAAGTTTTAAAGTCTCTGGACGTGGAGAGCTTCAAATCTCTATTTTGGCAGAAAATATGCGTCGTGAAGGGTTTGAGTTTTTGATCTCTCGTCCGGAAGTTGTCATAAAAGAAGAGAATGGTGTACGTCTTGAACCATATGAACATCTTGTTATTGATGTACCTGAAGAGTTTAGTGGTTCTGTTATTGAAAAACTTGGACGCCGCAAAGCTGAGATGACAACTATGAACCCTATGCCAGATGGTACGACCCGCATTGAGTTTGAGATTCCTGCACGAGGACTAATTGGATTTAGAACACAATTTTTGACCGATACAAAAGGTGAAGGCATTATGAACCATTCATTCCTTGAGTATCGTGCATTTGTAGGACAGGTTGAGCATCGTGCTAATGGTGCACTTATCTCTATGGAGAATGGTAAAGCTCTTGGTTACTCTTTATATAACTTGCAAGATAGAGGAGTACTTTTCATTAAACCTCAAACAGAAGTTTATGTAGGAATGATTATAGGTGAACATTCTCGTCCTAATGACTTGGAAGTTAACCCGATTAAAGGTAAAAAACTATCAAATGTACGCTCTTCAGGAGCAGATGATGCTATTGTTCTTGTCCCACCTCGTGAAATGACTCTAGAACGTGCTATGGAGTGGATTGAAGATGATGAGCTTGTTGAAGTGACACCTGAAAATATTCGTGTACGAAAAAGATATCTTGATCCACATGTTCGTAAACGTATGGAAAAACAGAAAAAGTAA
- a CDS encoding NAD(P)H-dependent oxidoreductase: protein MISSDNFLDAMQRRHACKLFDETKRISKEKLELILEYGRLSPSSFGMEPWRFLVVQSQEMKEKLRSFCWDQPQITTCSDLVLIKTVISPLAPGSKYSRDMLSRRDLPKDRIEAYFDIYDKFATAKMAGEGIFSWSSRQCYIAAANMMTGAAAMGIDSCPIEGFEKEKIESLLNMDPTKEELALIIAFGYRVNEVTKKVRLSLDKIVEYI, encoded by the coding sequence ATGATTAGTTCTGATAACTTTTTAGATGCAATGCAAAGAAGGCATGCATGCAAGCTTTTTGATGAAACAAAAAGAATCTCTAAAGAGAAGTTGGAGCTGATTTTAGAGTATGGTCGTTTAAGTCCTTCATCATTTGGTATGGAGCCTTGGCGTTTTCTTGTAGTTCAAAGCCAGGAGATGAAAGAGAAGCTGCGATCTTTTTGTTGGGATCAGCCGCAAATTACGACGTGCAGTGATCTTGTACTGATTAAAACAGTTATCTCTCCACTTGCTCCAGGTAGCAAATATAGTCGCGATATGCTTTCACGCCGTGATTTACCAAAAGATAGAATAGAAGCCTATTTTGATATCTATGACAAGTTTGCAACGGCTAAAATGGCTGGTGAAGGCATCTTTTCCTGGAGTAGCAGACAATGCTATATTGCAGCTGCAAATATGATGACAGGAGCAGCTGCAATGGGTATTGACAGTTGTCCAATAGAAGGCTTTGAAAAAGAGAAAATAGAAAGTTTACTCAATATGGACCCGACAAAGGAAGAGTTAGCACTCATTATTGCCTTTGGTTACCGGGTAAATGAAGTTACTAAGAAGGTTAGACTATCACTCGACAAAATTGTCGAGTATATTTAA
- the secG gene encoding preprotein translocase subunit SecG, with product MITVLFVFQIVLAVILTILVLLQKSSSIGLGAYSGSNESVFGAKGPAGFLVKATFTIGLIFILNTIALGYIYNKNYNQSVVDNLPSQSSVPTPPAVPVAPAVPSAPEAPTEK from the coding sequence ATGATTACCGTTTTATTTGTATTTCAAATCGTACTGGCTGTCATATTGACTATTCTTGTTCTGCTTCAAAAAAGTTCATCTATTGGTCTTGGTGCATATAGCGGATCTAATGAGTCAGTGTTTGGTGCAAAGGGTCCTGCTGGATTTTTGGTTAAAGCTACTTTTACCATTGGACTCATCTTTATTTTAAATACAATAGCATTAGGCTATATTTATAATAAAAACTACAACCAATCTGTTGTAGATAATTTGCCATCACAAAGCAGTGTACCAACACCTCCTGCTGTACCTGTAGCACCTGCTGTACCATCAGCTCCTGAAGCTCCAACAGAAAAATAA